In Sander lucioperca isolate FBNREF2018 chromosome 12, SLUC_FBN_1.2, whole genome shotgun sequence, one DNA window encodes the following:
- the LOC116062021 gene encoding 5-hydroxytryptamine receptor 1-like — MDVLAWTRCFFIFNCTVLTLALVLGLPGNLWVCWVVFRTKSMQTFNNALLVSLAASDLLKCSVDTPLLLFSFLRYGKDSQVSVSVCTLQQFTYALCSCVQLLTLVGISVERFQAIAFPFQTERRKARVSLWILSIWACGLILAIISLTLSKKALFYMLCRPHFRGQDDERLQYSDPFGPYVLVPVWGLSLTVIVIHYVRIFNVVRRHRKKVFSREVQLRPTVSEHVCGCLSVNASAPRTAPPGSFSLLPPSRTVLLVAEASATCAGSSTGGAPGRPPEIVGAVCLLTPAARERGKKQMEGKLAQRFGYITIAFTLSWVPMVVILLTNVISWHNTDKLLMELETSAMVLTCVQAAVDPLIYTLVTRQFRSELSKILSSIPRCPLKRSA; from the exons ATGGACGTACTCGCATGGACACGatgttttttcatatttaacTGCACAGTCTTAACCTTAGCATTAGTATTGGGTTTACCCGGGAACTTGTGGGTTTGTTGGGTTGTTTTCAGGACCAAGAGCATGCAGACCTTCAATAACGCGCTGCTGGTCAGCTTGGCCGCCAGTGACCTCTTGAAGTGCTCTGTGGACACACCGCTGCTGCTCTTCTCTTTTCTGCGTTACGGGAAGGACAGCCAGGTGTCGGTGTCTGTGTGCACCCTGCAGCAGTTCACCTATGCCCTGTGCAGCTGTGTCCAGCTGCTCACGCTTGTCGGCATCAGCGTGGAGCGCTTCCAAGCCATCGCGTTCCCTTTCCAAACCGAGAGGAGGAAAGCGAGGGTCAGTCTCTGGATCCTGTCCATCTGGGCATGCGGCCTCATTTTGGCTATAATCTCTCTGACTCTTTCCAAAAAGGCGCTTTTTTACATGCTCTGCCGTCCGCACTTCAGGGGTCAAGACGACGAGCGTCTACAATATTCGGATCCATTTGGACCCTACGTGCTGGTCCCGGTGTGGGGATTGTCTCTGACTGTGATCGTTATCCACTACGTGCGGATATTCAACGTTGTTAGACGGCACCGAAAGAAAGTGTTCAGTCGGGAAGTCCAGCTGAGGCCGACGGTCTCGGAACACGTCTGTGGCTGTCTGAGTGTCAAtgcttcagcaccacggacagctccGCCGGGCTCCTTCAGCCTATTGCCTCCCAGTCGGACGGTGCTCTTGGTGGCCGAGGCCAGTGCTACGTGTGCGGGCTCCTCCACGGGAGGCGCCCCAGGAAGACCTCCGGAGATTGTTGGGGCAGTGTGTCTTCTGACCCCAGCGGCCAGGGAGCGGGGAAAGAAACAGATGGAAGGGAAGCTGGCCCAGCGTTTTGGGTACATAACCATTGCGTTCACGCTTTCCTGGGTGCCTATGGTGGTTATTTTGCTAACGAACGTCATCTCGTGGCATAACACTGACAAA TTGCTGATGGAGCTGGAGACATCAGCTATGGTGCTGACCTGTGTGCAGGCTGCAGTGGATCCCCTCATCTATACATTAGTCACTAGACAGTTTCGCTCTGAACTCAGCAAGATACTCTCCTCCATCCCAAGGTGTCCCCTAAAACGGAGTGCCTGA
- the ddx20 gene encoding probable ATP-dependent RNA helicase DDX20 isoform X2 — translation MATFVRKAAHNIETRKRTDDVILSEGIDFSSLLLSQAVLDGLSSAGFQKPSPIQLKAIPLGRCGLDLIVQAKSGTGKTCVFCTIALDSLVLENPATQVLVLAPTREIAVQIHSVVMAIGCAMEGLECHVFIGGRPVSQDKTHLKKCHVAVGSPGRIKQLIELGMLSTASIRLFVLDEADKLLEEGSFQEQINWIFSSLPVNKQMLALSATYPESLAQHLTRYMREPTFVRLNPSDMGLKGLKQYYKLVQSDPLPHKVFEAKVEHLLELFSKIPFNQALVFSNLHTRAQHLADILSSKGLPAACISGGLSQDQRLEAMSKLKQYQCRVLISTDLTSRGIDADKVNLVINLDVPQDWETYMHRIGRAGRFGTQGLAVTYCCHGEEENKMMAIAQKCSLRLSMLPSTIEPGLMDEQCDWDVCTEASTPGPIPQLFSSKIEKKKRQHAKSVQDQALEHSSQRKPEKTHPAPRLGAHDDGNLKRASPAKDTLPHGPPLVVPTRKEQQDALPKISPLSSFKNCRSRFLAFEEAERDYHSFITTGLGRSVEVVREFRGGEDGESNGHRESFTLNDDGSQSLKQNREQWKSNISPPRSVSGSSNSQSDEDDETNQTRGHKYRAITKPQTEARESPTLSKPKTETTDLVFVADIDVLSGVSQSGHKTRS, via the exons ATGGCTACCTTCGTGAGGAAAGCAGCCCACAATATAGAAACGCGAAAGCGGACAGATGATGTGATTCTGTCAGAGGGAATCGACTTCAGCTCCTTGCTGCTCTCCCAGGCCGTGCTGGACGGACTGTCCTCCGCAGGCTTCCAAAAACCCTCCCCGATTCAGCTTAAGGCGATCCCGCTGGGCCGCTGCGGACTTG atttgattgtacAGGCCAAGTCTGGCACGGGGAAGACATGCGTGTTCTGCACCATTGCCCTGGACTCTCTGGTCCTGGAAAATCCTGCAACTCAG GTTCTTGTCCTGGCTCCTACACGTGAGATAGCGGTGCAGATCCACTCAGTAGTGATGGCCATAGGCTGTGCCATGGAGGGCCTCGAGTGCCATGTTTTCATTGGGGGCAGGCCTGTGAGTCAGGACAAAACCCATCTGAAGAAGTGCCATGTAGCTGTGGGCTCACCCG GTCGTATCAAGCAGCTTATTGAGCTGGGGATGTTATCCACCGCCAGCATCAGACTGTTTGTTCTGGATGAGGCAGACAAGCTGCTGGAGGAGGGCAGCTTCCAGGAACAGATTAA CTGGATCTTTTCCTCTCTGCCCGTGAACAAACAGATGCTCGCACTCTCAGCCACCTACCCAGAATCCCTTGCTCAGCACCTTACCCGCTACATGAGAGAGCCCACTTTTGTCAGACTCAATCCCAGTGACATGGGCCTTAAAG GCCTGAAGCAGTATTACAAGCTAGTGCAGTCTGATCCTTTACCCCACAAGGTTTTTGAGGCGAAGGTGGAGCACTTGCTAGAGCTTTTCAGTAAAATCCCATTCAACCAGGCACTAGTGTTCTCCAACCTACACACAAG GGCTCAGCACCTGGCAGACATCCTGTCCTCCAAGGGCTTACCTGCTGCTTGTATTTCAG GTGGTCTGAGTCAGGACCAGAGACTGGAGGCCATGTCAAAACTGAAGCAGTACCAGTGCAGGGTGCTCATCTCCACTGACCTG ACTTCCAGAGGTATAGATGCAGATAAAGTAAATTTGGTGATAAACCTTGACGTGCCACAGGACTGGGAGACCTATATGCACCGTATTGGACGTGCTGGCCGCTTTG GCACTCAGGGGCTGGCAGTGACCTACTGTTGCCATGGTGAGGAGGAGAACAAGATGATGGCCATCGCTCAAAAGTGCAGCTTGAGATTGTCTATGTTGCCAT CCACCATAGAGCCTGGGTTGATGGACGAGCAGTGTGACTGGGATGTCTGCACTGAGGCTTCCACTCCAGGCCCTATACCCCAGCTCTTCTCCTCCAAGATAGAGAAGAAGAAGCGGCAGCATGCCAAGTCAGTCCAAGATCAAGCTCTGGAGCACAGCAGTCAAAGGAAGCCAGAGAAGACCCATCCAGCGCCCAGGCTGGGAGCACACGATGACGGCAATCTGAAAAGAGCTTCTCCTGCAAAGGACACTCTACCACATGGTCCTCCACTGGTGGTGCCGACTCGAAAAGAGCAGCAAGACGCTCTGCCCAAGATCTCTCCTCTCAGCTCGTTCAAGAATTGTAGGTCAAGGTTTTTGGCCTTTGAGGAGGCTGAGCGGGACTACCACAGCTTCATTACCACAGGGTTGGGGAGATCAGTGGAAGTGGTTAGGGAGTTCAGAGGTGGAGAGGACGGTGAGTCGAATGGGCATAGAGAGTCTTTCACACTTAATGATGACGGAAGTCaaagtttaaaacaaaacagagaacaGTGGAAATCTAACATTTCACCTCCAAGGTCAGTTTCTGGTTCTTCAAACTCGCAATCTGACGAAGACGATGAGACAAATCAGACCAGAGGACATAAATACAGAGCAATCACTAAGCCTCAGACTGAAGCTAGAGAATCACCCACACTGTCCAAACCCAAAAC AGAGACCACAGATTTAGTATTTGTGGCAGATATAGATGTTTTATCAGGCGTTTCACAGTCGGGACACAAGACAAGGTCATAA
- the ddx20 gene encoding probable ATP-dependent RNA helicase DDX20 isoform X1, with protein MATFVRKAAHNIETRKRTDDVILSEGIDFSSLLLSQAVLDGLSSAGFQKPSPIQLKAIPLGRCGLDLIVQAKSGTGKTCVFCTIALDSLVLENPATQVLVLAPTREIAVQIHSVVMAIGCAMEGLECHVFIGGRPVSQDKTHLKKCHVAVGSPGRIKQLIELGMLSTASIRLFVLDEADKLLEEGSFQEQINWIFSSLPVNKQMLALSATYPESLAQHLTRYMREPTFVRLNPSDMGLKGLKQYYKLVQSDPLPHKVFEAKVEHLLELFSKIPFNQALVFSNLHTRAQHLADILSSKGLPAACISGGLSQDQRLEAMSKLKQYQCRVLISTDLTSRGIDADKVNLVINLDVPQDWETYMHRIGRAGRFGTQGLAVTYCCHGEEENKMMAIAQKCSLRLSMLPSTIEPGLMDEQCDWDVCTEASTPGPIPQLFSSKIEKKKRQHAKSVQDQALEHSSQRKPEKTHPAPRLGAHDDGNLKRASPAKDTLPHGPPLVVPTRKEQQDALPKISPLSSFKNCRSRFLAFEEAERDYHSFITTGLGRSVEVVREFRGGEDGESNGHRESFTLNDDGSQSLKQNREQWKSNISPPRSVSGSSNSQSDEDDETNQTRGHKYRAITKPQTEARESPTLSKPKTYHQTACASSARVSSQPENYDPIPIVKSSGHPSQTAPAHTDRNESRKIKQNTVKRSKKISEKINREQKRERDEGEHDYDDDDHDEEEWSAETYWRASYRAWNDYYASMSPFQEQNYQSYYGVAHNWMAAYRMNAVYMEELLKH; from the exons ATGGCTACCTTCGTGAGGAAAGCAGCCCACAATATAGAAACGCGAAAGCGGACAGATGATGTGATTCTGTCAGAGGGAATCGACTTCAGCTCCTTGCTGCTCTCCCAGGCCGTGCTGGACGGACTGTCCTCCGCAGGCTTCCAAAAACCCTCCCCGATTCAGCTTAAGGCGATCCCGCTGGGCCGCTGCGGACTTG atttgattgtacAGGCCAAGTCTGGCACGGGGAAGACATGCGTGTTCTGCACCATTGCCCTGGACTCTCTGGTCCTGGAAAATCCTGCAACTCAG GTTCTTGTCCTGGCTCCTACACGTGAGATAGCGGTGCAGATCCACTCAGTAGTGATGGCCATAGGCTGTGCCATGGAGGGCCTCGAGTGCCATGTTTTCATTGGGGGCAGGCCTGTGAGTCAGGACAAAACCCATCTGAAGAAGTGCCATGTAGCTGTGGGCTCACCCG GTCGTATCAAGCAGCTTATTGAGCTGGGGATGTTATCCACCGCCAGCATCAGACTGTTTGTTCTGGATGAGGCAGACAAGCTGCTGGAGGAGGGCAGCTTCCAGGAACAGATTAA CTGGATCTTTTCCTCTCTGCCCGTGAACAAACAGATGCTCGCACTCTCAGCCACCTACCCAGAATCCCTTGCTCAGCACCTTACCCGCTACATGAGAGAGCCCACTTTTGTCAGACTCAATCCCAGTGACATGGGCCTTAAAG GCCTGAAGCAGTATTACAAGCTAGTGCAGTCTGATCCTTTACCCCACAAGGTTTTTGAGGCGAAGGTGGAGCACTTGCTAGAGCTTTTCAGTAAAATCCCATTCAACCAGGCACTAGTGTTCTCCAACCTACACACAAG GGCTCAGCACCTGGCAGACATCCTGTCCTCCAAGGGCTTACCTGCTGCTTGTATTTCAG GTGGTCTGAGTCAGGACCAGAGACTGGAGGCCATGTCAAAACTGAAGCAGTACCAGTGCAGGGTGCTCATCTCCACTGACCTG ACTTCCAGAGGTATAGATGCAGATAAAGTAAATTTGGTGATAAACCTTGACGTGCCACAGGACTGGGAGACCTATATGCACCGTATTGGACGTGCTGGCCGCTTTG GCACTCAGGGGCTGGCAGTGACCTACTGTTGCCATGGTGAGGAGGAGAACAAGATGATGGCCATCGCTCAAAAGTGCAGCTTGAGATTGTCTATGTTGCCAT CCACCATAGAGCCTGGGTTGATGGACGAGCAGTGTGACTGGGATGTCTGCACTGAGGCTTCCACTCCAGGCCCTATACCCCAGCTCTTCTCCTCCAAGATAGAGAAGAAGAAGCGGCAGCATGCCAAGTCAGTCCAAGATCAAGCTCTGGAGCACAGCAGTCAAAGGAAGCCAGAGAAGACCCATCCAGCGCCCAGGCTGGGAGCACACGATGACGGCAATCTGAAAAGAGCTTCTCCTGCAAAGGACACTCTACCACATGGTCCTCCACTGGTGGTGCCGACTCGAAAAGAGCAGCAAGACGCTCTGCCCAAGATCTCTCCTCTCAGCTCGTTCAAGAATTGTAGGTCAAGGTTTTTGGCCTTTGAGGAGGCTGAGCGGGACTACCACAGCTTCATTACCACAGGGTTGGGGAGATCAGTGGAAGTGGTTAGGGAGTTCAGAGGTGGAGAGGACGGTGAGTCGAATGGGCATAGAGAGTCTTTCACACTTAATGATGACGGAAGTCaaagtttaaaacaaaacagagaacaGTGGAAATCTAACATTTCACCTCCAAGGTCAGTTTCTGGTTCTTCAAACTCGCAATCTGACGAAGACGATGAGACAAATCAGACCAGAGGACATAAATACAGAGCAATCACTAAGCCTCAGACTGAAGCTAGAGAATCACCCACACTGTCCAAACCCAAAACGTATCACCAGACAGCCTGTGCGTCAAGTGCAAGAGTTTCGTCTCAGCCTGAGAACTATGATCCCATACCAATCGTTAAATCGAGCGGGCATCCGAGTCAGACGGCTCCAGCACATACTGACAGAAATGAATCCAGAAAGATTAAACAAAATACTGTGAAACGGAGCAAAAAGATTTCAGAGAAGATAAACAGAGAGCAAAAGAGGGAAAGGGATGAAGGAGAAcatgattatgatgatgatgatcatgaTGAAGAGGAGTGGAGTGCTGAAACGTACTGGAGAGCCAGCTACAGAGCCTGGAATGATTACTACGCCTCTATGTCTCCTTTTCAAGAGCAAAATTACCAAAGCTACTACGGTGTAGCCCACAACTGGATGGCGGCTTATCGTATGAATGCCGTCTACATGGAAGAACTCCTGAAACACTGA